One Terriglobales bacterium genomic region harbors:
- a CDS encoding MBL fold metallo-hydrolase has product MKRTVVWVIALLIAEGSLGQQEQLAAPIDSGGMQVITLGTGFPRPNNERAGPATAVVVKEKLFLVDAGRGVVMRLAATEFPLKSVRAVFLTHLHSDHTSGLPDVFTSTWIFGRKTPLELYGPDGTKQVASALMKFFAEDIHIRRDLTEMQPAEGARIRTHIVQEGVVYRDEDVTITAFRVDHRPVGHAFGYRFDAAGKRVVISGDTRYSPNLVRYAKGADVLVHEVALPEWLDQVDTPEVAARLKAYHTTPEEAGRAAREAGVKLLVLSHVVPSDADDKILERTAREFKGRIVVARDLMRF; this is encoded by the coding sequence ATGAAACGGACCGTAGTGTGGGTCATCGCCTTACTCATCGCCGAGGGCTCCCTGGGACAACAAGAGCAGCTGGCGGCGCCCATCGATTCCGGTGGTATGCAGGTCATCACGCTGGGCACAGGTTTTCCCCGGCCGAATAACGAACGCGCCGGCCCGGCCACCGCCGTCGTCGTGAAAGAAAAGCTCTTTCTCGTCGATGCCGGACGCGGAGTCGTCATGCGTCTGGCCGCGACGGAGTTTCCTTTGAAGTCCGTGCGCGCCGTCTTCCTCACCCACCTGCACTCCGACCATACCTCAGGCCTGCCGGATGTTTTTACCAGCACCTGGATTTTCGGCCGCAAGACTCCTCTGGAGCTCTACGGTCCTGACGGTACCAAGCAGGTTGCCAGCGCGCTCATGAAGTTCTTTGCCGAGGACATCCACATCCGCCGTGACCTCACCGAAATGCAGCCTGCCGAGGGCGCAAGGATTCGCACTCACATCGTGCAAGAAGGCGTCGTATATCGGGACGAGGATGTCACCATCACCGCCTTCCGTGTGGATCACCGGCCGGTGGGACACGCCTTCGGATACCGCTTCGATGCCGCCGGCAAGCGCGTGGTCATCTCGGGCGACACGCGCTACAGTCCCAACCTAGTGCGCTATGCCAAGGGTGCAGACGTCCTCGTGCATGAGGTGGCGCTGCCGGAGTGGCTCGACCAGGTTGACACGCCCGAGGTTGCCGCCCGTCTCAAGGCGTACCACACCACGCCGGAAGAAGCCGGGCGCGCCGCACGCGAGGCCGGAGTGAAACTCCTGGTGCTGAGTCACGTCGTCCCGTCGGACGCGGACGACAAGATCCTGGAGCGTACCGCCCGGGAATTCAAGGGAAGAATCGTTGTAGCGCGGGATCTAATGAGATTCTAA
- a CDS encoding BadF/BadG/BcrA/BcrD ATPase family protein, whose amino-acid sequence MGVYLGIDGGGTKTDCVVGDDHAVLGRATTGGCKVTRLGEAEARANLQKGIVEACRAGRIELPSVARVCVGLAGASLDDSCQAVKRIVGEVVPSPVDVVGDMVVAFEAAFPEGAGVLVSAGTGSIAYGRNERGETARAGGWGSVVSDEGSGDWVGRAAVAAALRAFDAGTTTALAVGILNAWQVATRDDVARMANSYPLPDFAALFPVALTAADRGDAVARDILIRAGMELAQLARIVSRRLWPGQNAVRVRICGGVFMNSFCIQQVFENSLRAERPNAAVTFGMVDAAAGALAYARRAAGHGAAVMA is encoded by the coding sequence ATTGCGTAGTCGGGGACGACCATGCCGTGTTGGGACGCGCCACGACCGGCGGTTGCAAAGTGACACGGCTGGGCGAGGCTGAGGCCCGGGCCAATCTGCAGAAGGGCATCGTGGAGGCCTGTCGCGCGGGCCGAATCGAACTACCTAGTGTCGCGCGCGTGTGTGTAGGGCTGGCGGGAGCATCGCTGGACGACTCCTGCCAAGCGGTGAAGCGGATCGTAGGCGAAGTAGTGCCGTCCCCCGTCGACGTCGTGGGGGACATGGTGGTCGCTTTTGAAGCGGCGTTCCCCGAGGGCGCGGGAGTGCTGGTGAGCGCGGGCACGGGTTCAATCGCCTATGGGCGCAACGAACGCGGCGAGACGGCACGCGCTGGAGGCTGGGGATCGGTGGTTTCCGACGAAGGATCGGGGGATTGGGTCGGCCGTGCGGCGGTGGCGGCCGCGCTGCGCGCCTTCGACGCCGGGACGACCACGGCTTTGGCAGTCGGAATCCTGAACGCCTGGCAGGTGGCAACGCGCGATGACGTGGCGCGCATGGCCAACTCTTACCCGTTGCCGGATTTTGCGGCGCTGTTTCCTGTTGCGCTGACCGCCGCGGATCGCGGCGACGCGGTGGCGCGCGATATCTTGATTCGCGCGGGGATGGAATTGGCGCAATTGGCGCGCATTGTTTCGCGGCGTTTGTGGCCGGGGCAGAACGCCGTGCGCGTGCGCATCTGCGGCGGAGTGTTCATGAACTCGTTCTGCATCCAGCAGGTATTCGAGAATTCGCTGCGAGCAGAACGTCCCAATGCCGCCGTCACCTTCGGCATGGTAGATGCTGCCGCAGGAGCGCTGGCGTATGCCCGCCGTGCCGCTGGCCATGGTGCCGCGGTCATGGCGTAG